The Deinococcus koreensis genome window below encodes:
- a CDS encoding flavin reductase family protein — protein MTNPPEFIPAPDSTAPESTYFDLTALPQAARYKLLTASVVPRPIAWVSTVSETGTVNLAPYSFFNLLGSDPPVVAFAPGDRADGTPKDTALNVASGGEFTVNLVSAALAATMNATATDFPRHLGEPETLDIALVPGIQVRTPRVAASPAALECRHVQTVLIGRTRIILGEVLGLTLRSDAVQDAGKHHVDTAALDLIGRMGGRGGYTTTRGTFTVDRIGYEAWQAAQEKAPED, from the coding sequence ATGACCAACCCCCCGGAGTTCATCCCCGCTCCCGACTCCACGGCTCCCGAGTCCACGTATTTCGACCTGACGGCGCTTCCGCAGGCCGCGCGCTACAAGCTGCTCACCGCCAGCGTCGTGCCCCGCCCGATCGCCTGGGTGAGCACGGTGTCGGAGACGGGCACGGTTAATCTCGCCCCGTACTCGTTCTTCAACCTGCTGGGCTCCGACCCGCCCGTGGTGGCCTTCGCGCCCGGCGACCGCGCCGACGGCACGCCCAAGGACACCGCGCTGAACGTGGCTTCCGGCGGCGAATTCACCGTGAATCTGGTCAGCGCGGCGCTGGCGGCCACCATGAACGCCACCGCCACCGACTTCCCACGGCACCTGGGCGAGCCGGAGACGCTGGACATCGCGCTCGTGCCCGGCATCCAGGTTCGGACGCCGCGCGTGGCCGCCAGCCCCGCCGCCCTGGAATGCCGCCACGTCCAGACCGTGCTGATCGGCCGCACCCGCATCATCCTGGGCGAGGTGCTGGGCCTGACCCTGCGCTCGGACGCCGTGCAGGACGCCGGGAAGCATCACGTGGACACGGCGGCGCTCGACCTGATCGGCCGCATGGGGGGCCGGGGCGGCTACACGACCACGCGGGGCACCTTCACGGTCGACCGGATCGGGTACGAGGCGTGGCAGGCCGCGCAGGAGAAGGCGCCCGAGGACTGA
- a CDS encoding peroxiredoxin produces MSLVGQTAPEFSLPASTGQTITLSSYRGHQHVVLIFYPLDFSPVCSMQLPEYSGRQDDFADAGAAVLGINRDSVHAHKAWAAEYGIEVPLLADMTLAVARQYGVAIDERGISGRAVFLIDKSGVVRFQHVEAKTGDYTVRPEVVLAKLREL; encoded by the coding sequence ATGAGTCTCGTCGGACAGACCGCGCCCGAGTTCAGCCTGCCGGCCTCGACCGGGCAGACCATCACCCTCAGCTCGTACCGGGGCCACCAGCACGTGGTGCTGATCTTCTACCCGCTGGACTTCAGCCCGGTCTGCTCCATGCAGCTGCCCGAGTATTCCGGCCGCCAGGACGACTTCGCCGATGCCGGCGCGGCGGTGCTGGGCATCAACCGCGACTCGGTGCACGCCCACAAGGCCTGGGCCGCCGAATACGGCATCGAGGTGCCCCTGCTGGCCGACATGACCCTGGCGGTCGCCCGCCAGTACGGGGTCGCCATCGACGAGCGGGGCATCAGCGGCCGGGCCGTGTTTCTGATCGACAAGTCTGGCGTGGTGCGCTTCCAGCACGTCGAGGCGAAGACCGGTGACTACACCGTGCGGCCGGAAGTGGTGCTGGCGAAACTCCGGGAGTTGTAG
- a CDS encoding TetR/AcrR family transcriptional regulator yields MTERPPDPSKPRREQILDSASRLFSERGYHATSMRDLAGELGMQGGSLYAHISGKEELLIEIVNQASRQFDGALFSLRDTPLPADQKLREAMRRHIQVVADNMESATVFFHEWKHLSPGAYARVTGWRDSIDAFYRELMVQGMKEGVFRADLDPKMSAYLVLSAVNWAYTWYRPGGALSSRDVADSFADMLLSGLRNPI; encoded by the coding sequence ATGACCGAGCGCCCCCCCGACCCCAGCAAACCCCGCCGCGAGCAGATCCTCGATTCGGCCAGCCGCCTGTTTTCCGAGCGCGGCTACCACGCGACCTCCATGCGTGATCTGGCCGGCGAGTTGGGGATGCAGGGCGGCAGCCTGTACGCGCACATCAGCGGCAAGGAAGAGCTGCTGATCGAGATCGTCAACCAGGCCTCGCGGCAGTTCGACGGGGCCCTGTTCAGCCTGCGGGACACCCCGCTGCCCGCCGATCAGAAACTGCGCGAGGCCATGCGCCGCCATATCCAGGTCGTGGCCGACAACATGGAGAGCGCGACCGTGTTCTTCCACGAATGGAAGCACCTCTCGCCCGGCGCCTACGCCCGCGTGACCGGCTGGCGCGACTCCATCGACGCCTTCTACCGCGAGCTGATGGTGCAGGGGATGAAGGAGGGCGTGTTCCGGGCCGACCTCGACCCCAAGATGAGCGCGTATCTGGTGCTCTCGGCCGTGAACTGGGCCTACACCTGGTATCGCCCCGGCGGCGCCCTGAGTTCCCGCGACGTGGCCGACAGCTTCGCCGACATGCTGCTCAGCGGCCTGAGGAATCCGATATGA
- the chrA gene encoding chromate efflux transporter encodes MRALEVFLVFLRLGLSSFGGPVAHLGYFRTEFVARHGWLSEDGYADLVALAQFLPGPASSQTGLAVGLLRAGWPGALAAWLGFTLPSAALMVAFALGITRMGEVGGAGWLLGLKVAAVAVVAQAVAGMWGQLVTDRLRAGLALGVAAALVVWPGAGWQVGALVVCALVGWRFLRGQASAQGHLPAVPVSRRVGLALLTACGALLLLLPLLATYGPGWALLDATFRAGALVFGGGHVVLPLLEAGFVPRFLDHETFVAGYGAANAVPGPLFTFATYLGAAQGALSPGAGALVATLGVFLPGALLMLGALPFWSALSALPAAGSALAGLNAGVVGLLLAALYAPVFTGGVRGPREFALALLAYAALSALKLPAWAVVLGCAVAGQLAL; translated from the coding sequence ATGCGTGCCCTGGAGGTCTTTCTGGTCTTCCTGCGCCTGGGCCTGAGCAGTTTCGGCGGGCCGGTGGCGCATCTGGGGTACTTCCGCACGGAGTTCGTGGCCCGGCACGGCTGGCTCAGCGAGGACGGCTACGCCGACCTGGTGGCGCTGGCCCAGTTCCTGCCCGGCCCGGCCAGCAGCCAGACCGGCCTGGCGGTGGGGTTGTTGAGGGCCGGCTGGCCCGGCGCGCTGGCGGCCTGGCTGGGTTTCACGCTGCCCAGCGCGGCCCTGATGGTCGCCTTCGCCCTGGGGATCACGCGCATGGGCGAGGTGGGCGGCGCCGGCTGGCTGCTGGGCCTGAAGGTCGCGGCGGTCGCCGTGGTCGCGCAGGCGGTGGCGGGGATGTGGGGGCAACTGGTGACGGATCGCCTGCGGGCCGGGCTGGCGCTGGGCGTAGCGGCCGCGCTGGTGGTGTGGCCGGGGGCCGGCTGGCAGGTCGGAGCGCTGGTCGTGTGTGCGCTGGTGGGCTGGCGCTTCCTCCGCGGACAGGCGTCAGCCCAGGGACACCTTCCGGCCGTTCCGGTCTCCAGGCGCGTGGGGCTGGCGCTACTGACCGCCTGCGGAGCGCTGCTGCTCCTGCTGCCGCTGCTGGCGACGTACGGGCCGGGCTGGGCACTGCTGGACGCGACCTTCCGCGCGGGGGCGCTGGTGTTCGGGGGCGGGCATGTGGTTTTGCCCCTGCTGGAGGCCGGCTTCGTGCCGCGGTTTCTGGATCACGAGACCTTCGTGGCCGGCTACGGCGCGGCGAACGCGGTGCCGGGGCCGCTGTTCACCTTCGCCACCTACCTGGGCGCGGCGCAGGGAGCACTCTCCCCTGGTGCGGGCGCCCTGGTCGCCACCCTGGGCGTGTTCCTGCCCGGCGCGCTGCTGATGCTGGGGGCACTGCCCTTCTGGTCTGCCCTCTCGGCCCTGCCGGCGGCCGGCTCGGCGCTGGCGGGGCTGAACGCGGGGGTGGTGGGGCTGCTGCTCGCGGCGCTCTATGCCCCGGTGTTCACCGGAGGCGTGCGGGGGCCGCGCGAGTTCGCCCTGGCCCTGCTGGCCTACGCGGCCCTGAGTGCGCTGAAACTGCCTGCCTGGGCGGTGGTGCTAGGGTGCGCGGTCGCCGGGCAGCTCGCTCTCTAG
- a CDS encoding DMT family transporter, whose translation MRPAAPSPAPAPAAPQTGRLDALSLGAILVTIVFWASAFAGIRAGLEAFTPGHLTLYRFGVAALALGLYALVARIPLPPRDVLARIALLSFSGITLYHVCLNYGELSVPAGTASLIIAAGPVITALLATRFGGERLNALGWLGTLVSLGGVTLIVLGSGEGLSFTRGALLILAAALFTSLYFVFQKPLLKTMNPLHFTVWSLILGTVPMLVFLPGFVGQLRAAPLEAHLAVIYIGLFPAALAYLTWTFALSRVGASTTTSFLYVSPVFAILIAWVWLGEVPRLVTLLGGAVAIAGVVLVNTLGRPKAPVKA comes from the coding sequence ATGCGCCCGGCCGCTCCCTCCCCTGCTCCTGCCCCTGCGGCGCCCCAGACCGGCCGACTGGACGCCCTCTCGCTGGGGGCGATCCTGGTCACCATCGTGTTCTGGGCCTCGGCCTTCGCGGGCATCCGCGCCGGGCTGGAGGCCTTCACGCCCGGCCACCTCACGCTGTACCGCTTCGGGGTCGCGGCGCTGGCGCTGGGGCTGTACGCGCTGGTGGCCCGCATTCCGCTGCCACCCAGGGACGTGCTGGCGCGCATCGCGCTGCTCAGCTTCTCGGGGATCACGCTGTACCACGTCTGCCTGAACTACGGCGAACTCAGCGTGCCTGCCGGCACCGCCAGCCTGATCATCGCGGCGGGGCCGGTGATCACGGCGCTGCTCGCCACGCGCTTCGGCGGCGAGCGCCTGAACGCGCTGGGCTGGCTGGGCACGCTGGTCAGCCTGGGCGGCGTCACCCTGATCGTGCTGGGCAGCGGCGAGGGCCTAAGCTTCACGCGCGGGGCGCTGCTGATCCTGGCGGCGGCCCTGTTCACCTCGCTGTACTTCGTGTTCCAGAAACCGCTGCTGAAGACCATGAACCCGCTGCACTTCACGGTCTGGTCGCTGATCCTGGGCACCGTGCCCATGCTGGTGTTCCTGCCGGGTTTCGTGGGTCAGCTGCGCGCCGCGCCGCTGGAGGCGCATCTGGCCGTGATCTACATTGGTCTGTTCCCGGCGGCACTGGCCTACCTGACCTGGACCTTCGCACTCTCGCGGGTGGGGGCCAGCACGACCACCTCGTTCCTGTACGTCTCGCCGGTCTTCGCCATTCTCATCGCCTGGGTCTGGCTGGGCGAGGTTCCCAGGCTGGTCACGCTGCTGGGCGGCGCGGTGGCGATCGCCGGGGTGGTGCTGGTGAACACCCTGGGCCGCCCGAAGGCCCCGGTGAAGGCGTGA
- a CDS encoding NUDIX domain-containing protein codes for MNRPTACVGALVWGTDGRVLLVRTTKWRGLWGVPGGKVEWGETLLAAVQREFREEVGLELHDVLYAQTQESVLSPEFHAEAHLLLVDFFASTTGHTVTPNEEIEEWAWVSLQEALDYPLNTITRTLVELAVQRERA; via the coding sequence ATGAACAGGCCGACTGCGTGCGTGGGCGCGCTCGTGTGGGGAACGGACGGACGGGTGCTGCTGGTCCGCACGACCAAGTGGCGCGGGCTGTGGGGCGTGCCGGGCGGCAAGGTCGAGTGGGGCGAGACCCTCCTGGCCGCCGTGCAGCGCGAATTCCGCGAGGAGGTCGGCCTGGAGCTGCATGACGTGCTGTACGCGCAGACCCAGGAATCGGTGCTCTCGCCTGAGTTCCACGCAGAAGCTCACCTGCTGCTGGTCGACTTCTTCGCCTCCACGACCGGGCACACGGTCACGCCCAACGAGGAGATTGAGGAGTGGGCCTGGGTCTCGCTGCAGGAGGCGCTGGACTACCCGCTGAACACCATCACCCGCACGCTGGTGGAGCTGGCCGTGCAGCGGGAGCGCGCATGA
- a CDS encoding pyridoxal phosphate-dependent aminotransferase: MSHAPSVPTLQESPDGIRPAVRAVPAYPFTPIDAAIKLDQNENPYDFPAELKALAAERLLLRPWNRYPDLHADELRRRIAAYEGWDERGVVVTPGSNVLIKLLTELAGIGQTVLTVNPTFSVYTLEAQLLGANLVQVPLQGDFSLPVAALTAELRSRPPGVLYITQPHAPTGHLDAERDVRALVGAAPEWVVVLDEAYHQYSASDFRPLVRECPNVLSLRTFSKAWSLAGVRAGYALTSAGLAANIQKLVSAFNVNALTQAALEVALEQPGYVQARVQEAITERGRVLGALRDHPTCQALPSQANFFLLRTPDADGAYRHFLSRGIVVRRQDRLHLLSGCLRVAIGTPAENDAFLRAVAELR; the protein is encoded by the coding sequence ATGAGCCACGCCCCCTCTGTGCCCACCCTTCAGGAGAGCCCGGACGGCATCCGCCCGGCGGTTCGCGCGGTGCCTGCCTATCCCTTCACGCCCATCGACGCCGCCATCAAGCTCGACCAGAACGAGAATCCCTACGACTTCCCGGCCGAGCTCAAGGCCCTGGCCGCCGAGCGGCTGCTCTTGCGCCCCTGGAACCGCTACCCCGACCTGCACGCCGACGAGCTGCGCCGCCGCATCGCCGCCTATGAGGGCTGGGACGAGCGCGGCGTGGTCGTGACCCCCGGCAGCAACGTGCTGATCAAGCTGCTCACCGAACTGGCGGGCATCGGCCAGACCGTGCTGACCGTGAACCCCACCTTCAGCGTGTACACCCTGGAAGCGCAGCTGCTGGGGGCGAATCTGGTGCAGGTGCCCCTGCAGGGCGACTTCTCGCTGCCGGTGGCGGCCCTCACCGCCGAACTGCGCTCGCGCCCCCCCGGCGTGCTGTACATCACCCAGCCGCACGCGCCCACCGGGCACCTGGACGCCGAGCGGGACGTGCGGGCGCTGGTGGGGGCGGCCCCGGAGTGGGTGGTCGTGCTCGACGAGGCCTACCACCAGTACAGCGCCTCGGACTTCCGGCCGCTGGTGCGCGAATGCCCCAACGTGCTGAGCCTGCGGACGTTCTCCAAGGCCTGGAGCCTGGCGGGCGTGCGCGCCGGCTACGCGCTCACGTCTGCGGGGCTGGCCGCCAACATCCAGAAACTGGTCTCGGCCTTCAACGTGAATGCGCTCACCCAGGCCGCGCTGGAAGTCGCCCTGGAACAGCCGGGCTACGTGCAGGCGCGGGTGCAGGAGGCCATCACCGAGCGCGGGCGGGTACTGGGGGCACTGCGGGATCACCCGACCTGCCAGGCCCTGCCCAGTCAGGCCAACTTCTTCCTGCTCCGCACGCCCGACGCCGACGGCGCCTACCGGCACTTCCTGTCGCGCGGCATCGTGGTGCGCCGCCAGGACAGGCTGCACCTGCTCTCCGGCTGCCTGCGCGTGGCCATCGGCACGCCCGCCGAGAACGACGCCTTCCTGCGGGCCGTGGCCGAGCTGCGCTAG
- a CDS encoding SRPBCC family protein — translation MTNQTGMDQTRMMTGAAGGALLLMGLRKRGVLGIGMAAVGGYLAYRAATGNDPVMAAAGLSGNSTASKPIFVEHSVVVERSPQQVYDYWRKLENLPQIMSHLESVTTLDDKRSRWVAKAPLGTHVEWEAEIVNDKPGQRIGWHSLPGATVDNAGSVQFEELPGGHTRIHVALSYRPPAGPLGAAVAKLFGEEPSQQIAEDLQKFKTVFEGSSAQA, via the coding sequence ATGACCAACCAGACTGGAATGGATCAGACTCGAATGATGACGGGGGCCGCAGGCGGCGCTCTGCTGCTGATGGGTCTTCGCAAGCGTGGGGTGCTGGGGATCGGCATGGCCGCCGTGGGGGGCTACCTGGCCTACCGCGCCGCCACCGGGAACGATCCGGTGATGGCCGCCGCCGGGCTGAGCGGCAACTCGACCGCCTCCAAGCCGATCTTCGTCGAGCACAGCGTGGTGGTCGAGCGTTCCCCGCAGCAGGTCTACGACTACTGGCGCAAGCTGGAGAACCTGCCGCAGATCATGAGCCACCTGGAAAGCGTGACCACCCTGGACGACAAGCGCAGCCGCTGGGTGGCCAAGGCGCCGCTGGGCACGCACGTCGAGTGGGAAGCCGAGATCGTGAACGACAAGCCCGGCCAGCGCATCGGCTGGCACTCGCTCCCCGGCGCCACCGTGGATAACGCCGGCAGCGTGCAGTTCGAGGAACTGCCGGGCGGCCACACGCGCATCCACGTGGCCCTCTCGTACCGGCCGCCCGCCGGCCCGCTGGGCGCCGCCGTGGCCAAGCTGTTCGGCGAGGAGCCCAGCCAGCAGATCGCCGAAGACCTGCAGAAGTTCAAGACCGTCTTCGAGGGCAGCAGCGCCCAGGCGTAA
- the tmpR gene encoding bifunctional dihydropteridine reductase/dihydrofolate reductase TmpR, translating into MTSGRGTALVTGAARGIGRALAVALAQEGYHVAVHYRSSEADAQETARLCREAGVQAVVLPADVTVPAQARQLVRDAHAAFADSPLAVLVNNVGNYVHRPLLDTTDAEWADMLGSNLTSTFATCQEAAGLMKAAGFGRIVNLGYAGARNVLARPGIVPYVIAKAGVLHLSRSLAVALAGTGVSVNVVSPGVIETSVSQPLREIPAGRLGTVQELVDGALYFVRASDYVTGQELEIAGGWNL; encoded by the coding sequence ATGACTTCGGGGCGCGGCACGGCCCTGGTCACGGGCGCGGCGCGGGGCATCGGGCGGGCGCTGGCGGTGGCGCTGGCCCAGGAGGGCTACCACGTCGCCGTCCATTACCGCTCCAGCGAGGCCGATGCCCAGGAGACCGCCCGACTCTGCCGCGAGGCTGGCGTTCAGGCGGTCGTGCTGCCCGCCGACGTGACCGTGCCGGCCCAGGCCCGGCAGCTCGTCCGGGACGCCCACGCAGCCTTTGCGGACTCGCCGCTGGCCGTGCTGGTGAACAACGTCGGCAATTACGTGCACCGGCCGCTGCTGGACACCACGGACGCCGAGTGGGCCGACATGCTGGGCAGCAACCTGACTTCCACCTTCGCCACCTGCCAGGAGGCGGCGGGGCTGATGAAGGCGGCGGGCTTCGGGCGGATCGTGAACCTGGGCTACGCCGGGGCCCGCAACGTGCTGGCGCGACCGGGGATCGTGCCCTACGTGATCGCCAAGGCGGGCGTGCTGCACCTGTCGCGCTCGCTGGCGGTGGCGCTGGCGGGCACGGGGGTGAGCGTGAACGTGGTCTCCCCCGGCGTGATCGAGACCAGCGTCAGCCAGCCGCTGCGCGAGATCCCGGCCGGACGGCTGGGCACGGTGCAGGAGCTGGTGGACGGCGCCCTGTACTTCGTGCGGGCCAGCGACTACGTGACCGGCCAGGAACTGGAGATCGCCGGCGGCTGGAACCTGTAG
- a CDS encoding acyl-ACP desaturase, protein MPPDTLIDRPPTPAGLLSNREKDRLIERGFLGLYRWYTARSQETRNWNPDKSFDWRAMNKALPPEIITVIQGFFAVEQYAPDFTSNLIHLVRRSHGRSHFQMRWGSEEEKHADAWENAVLFSGQRSPQWIADYKDRLKSQTWELPFPDAIHNLVYTVFQERATQLNYLNMMKIAQGRSDKPQFQGVQDAVLAKVAQTIAVDEAAHYNFFLEGVRMYLYYYPEQTLKAIQNVIGQFSMPAATLIPDWQQFQETVYRAGIYGPRDFQRDVMQVAFRNMGIESRKALEHGIRKTREVPDFDGGNFKTTAIWDTFDYGQVEGDVKRLHVKIQDYEKDIGFDLYDPTGFVENPEMPRPQVQAADD, encoded by the coding sequence ATGCCGCCAGACACCCTGATCGACCGCCCGCCCACCCCGGCCGGGCTACTCAGCAACCGGGAAAAAGACCGCCTGATCGAGCGCGGCTTCCTGGGGCTGTACCGCTGGTACACTGCCCGCAGCCAGGAAACGCGCAACTGGAACCCGGACAAGTCCTTCGACTGGCGGGCCATGAACAAGGCGCTGCCGCCGGAGATCATCACGGTGATCCAGGGCTTCTTCGCCGTGGAGCAGTACGCCCCCGACTTCACCTCCAACCTGATCCACCTCGTGCGCCGCAGCCACGGCCGCAGTCACTTCCAGATGCGCTGGGGCAGCGAGGAGGAAAAGCACGCCGACGCCTGGGAAAACGCCGTGCTGTTCAGCGGCCAGCGCAGCCCCCAATGGATCGCGGACTACAAGGATCGCCTGAAGTCCCAGACCTGGGAGCTGCCCTTCCCCGACGCCATTCACAACCTCGTGTACACCGTGTTCCAGGAGCGCGCCACCCAGCTCAACTACCTGAACATGATGAAAATCGCCCAGGGCAGGAGCGACAAGCCGCAGTTCCAGGGCGTGCAGGACGCCGTGCTGGCGAAGGTCGCCCAGACCATCGCGGTGGACGAGGCGGCGCACTACAACTTCTTCCTCGAAGGCGTGCGGATGTACCTGTACTATTACCCCGAGCAGACCCTGAAGGCCATCCAGAACGTGATCGGACAGTTCTCGATGCCCGCCGCCACGCTGATTCCAGACTGGCAGCAGTTTCAGGAGACCGTCTACCGCGCCGGCATCTACGGCCCGCGCGATTTCCAGCGCGACGTGATGCAGGTGGCCTTCCGTAACATGGGCATCGAGAGCCGCAAGGCCCTGGAACATGGCATCCGCAAGACCCGCGAGGTGCCCGATTTCGACGGCGGCAACTTCAAGACCACCGCCATCTGGGACACCTTCGACTACGGTCAGGTCGAGGGCGACGTCAAACGCCTGCACGTCAAGATCCAGGACTACGAGAAGGACATCGGCTTCGACCTCTACGACCCGACCGGCTTCGTGGAGAACCCCGAGATGCCGCGCCCGCAGGTGCAGGCGGCAGACGACTGA
- a CDS encoding ABC transporter permease subunit: MTEGTPGGTPPIQLQDVTLRLGGETILDGVTLDVERGEFLALIGPSGGGKSTLLRVISGLLRPEKGRVVVQSAPALVFQDYRLLPWRTALRNVQLPADLGAGGGLEAHEALHLVGMDGYADYYPAQLSGGMRARVALARALAQSGDVLLLDEPFAALDALVRERFNAELLKVHQKTGRTTVLVTHSIREAVWLADRVAVLRGGRIVEVLDTRGEGRVSAYTDGLERHLRAVLGAGDSTRIRTEAPERFGWSRLLPLLAIALGLLLWQLTAARVDDRLVFPSPADVWASYVTHAPTLWRAFGITTGTALLGALTGGLVGLLLGYPIAKSRTLERFLSPFIVASQSTPIVILAPLLVLVLGFGLWPAVVVSSLSALYPLLVATMVGVREVDRAYHEVFSSLRATFWQRLTHLELPGALPVLLGGLRLSVSLATIGAVVWEFTDSNQQGLGFQVQRAGYNYEKPLQYAAIALLVLFGVLTYTVITTLERRVMRRRGR, translated from the coding sequence GTGACCGAGGGAACACCTGGGGGCACGCCCCCCATCCAGCTGCAGGACGTGACCCTGCGCCTGGGCGGCGAGACCATTCTGGACGGCGTGACGCTGGACGTGGAGCGCGGCGAGTTCCTGGCCCTGATCGGCCCCTCGGGCGGGGGCAAGAGCACGCTGCTGCGGGTGATCTCGGGGCTGCTCCGTCCCGAGAAGGGCCGCGTGGTGGTGCAGTCCGCCCCAGCGCTGGTCTTTCAGGACTACCGCCTGCTGCCCTGGCGCACGGCGCTGCGCAACGTGCAGCTTCCGGCCGATCTGGGCGCGGGCGGCGGCCTGGAGGCGCACGAGGCGCTGCATCTGGTCGGTATGGACGGTTACGCGGACTACTACCCGGCGCAGCTCTCGGGCGGGATGCGCGCGCGGGTGGCGCTGGCCCGCGCGCTGGCCCAGAGCGGCGACGTGCTGCTGCTCGACGAACCCTTCGCGGCGCTGGACGCCCTGGTGCGCGAGCGCTTCAACGCCGAACTGCTCAAGGTTCATCAGAAGACCGGGCGCACCACCGTGCTGGTCACGCACTCCATCCGCGAGGCGGTCTGGCTGGCCGACCGGGTGGCGGTGCTGCGCGGCGGCCGGATCGTGGAGGTACTGGACACCCGCGGCGAGGGCCGGGTCAGCGCCTACACCGACGGCCTGGAGCGGCACCTGCGGGCCGTGCTGGGCGCCGGCGACTCGACCCGCATCCGAACCGAGGCGCCCGAACGCTTCGGCTGGTCGCGCCTGCTGCCGCTGCTGGCGATCGCGCTGGGGCTGCTGCTCTGGCAGCTCACCGCCGCGCGGGTGGACGACCGGCTGGTCTTCCCCTCGCCGGCCGACGTCTGGGCGAGCTACGTGACACACGCGCCCACGCTCTGGCGGGCCTTCGGGATCACCACCGGCACGGCGCTGCTGGGCGCGCTGACCGGGGGGCTGGTCGGCCTGCTGCTGGGCTACCCGATCGCCAAATCGCGCACGCTGGAGCGCTTCCTGAGCCCCTTCATCGTCGCCTCGCAGAGTACGCCCATCGTGATCCTGGCGCCGTTGCTGGTGCTGGTGCTGGGCTTCGGGCTGTGGCCCGCCGTGGTCGTGTCGTCGCTCAGCGCCCTGTATCCGCTGCTGGTCGCCACGATGGTCGGCGTGCGCGAGGTCGACCGGGCCTACCACGAGGTCTTCAGCTCGCTGCGGGCCACCTTCTGGCAGCGCCTGACCCACCTGGAGCTGCCCGGCGCCCTGCCGGTGCTGCTGGGCGGCCTGCGCCTGTCGGTCAGCCTCGCGACCATCGGGGCGGTGGTGTGGGAGTTCACCGATTCCAACCAGCAGGGGCTGGGCTTCCAGGTGCAGCGGGCCGGCTACAACTACGAAAAACCGCTGCAGTACGCCGCCATCGCCCTGCTGGTGCTGTTCGGGGTGCTCACCTACACGGTCATCACGACCCTGGAACGGCGGGTCATGCGTAGGCGTGGACGCTGA
- a CDS encoding YkgJ family cysteine cluster protein produces the protein MSHSDPFQAPPEYAPRSTLVRSCTACGACCAAPDIAALNKPLGVPCVHLDFGCLCRIYESRPGVCRNYRPDWVCGEVAPLPTLERRVERFLAIYGLESELPGDRAP, from the coding sequence GTGAGCCACAGCGACCCCTTTCAGGCCCCGCCCGAGTACGCCCCGCGCTCCACGCTGGTGCGGAGCTGTACCGCCTGCGGGGCGTGCTGCGCGGCGCCCGATATCGCGGCCCTCAACAAGCCCCTGGGCGTGCCCTGTGTGCATCTGGATTTCGGCTGCCTGTGCCGCATCTACGAGTCGCGCCCCGGCGTGTGCCGCAACTACCGCCCGGACTGGGTGTGCGGCGAGGTCGCGCCCCTGCCCACGCTGGAGCGGCGCGTGGAGCGCTTTCTGGCGATCTACGGTCTAGAGAGCGAGCTGCCCGGCGACCGCGCACCCTAG
- a CDS encoding DNA-3-methyladenine glycosylase 2 family protein — translation MSTSILPLTHHDDALLHLARDPVMALVTAQVGPLPVLAPTPDPFGTLVRSVNGQQLSVKAAASIHARLVAHLGEVTAPALLAAPGEELRALGLSWAKVRTVKAIAEAAQTGAVDFAHLSTLDDEEIIRELLPLPGIGRWTAEMFLMFALARPDVFSMGDLALRQGLARLYPDTPGAEVLAGWAPYRTLAARYVWADYTRLQSGQKSGGAPL, via the coding sequence GTGTCCACGTCCATCCTGCCGCTGACCCACCACGACGACGCCCTGCTTCACCTCGCCCGCGACCCGGTGATGGCCTTGGTCACCGCGCAGGTGGGCCCGCTGCCGGTGCTGGCGCCCACGCCCGACCCCTTCGGCACGCTGGTGCGCTCGGTGAACGGGCAGCAGCTCTCGGTGAAGGCCGCCGCCTCCATCCACGCCCGGCTGGTGGCCCACCTGGGCGAGGTCACGGCGCCGGCCCTGCTGGCCGCGCCGGGCGAGGAACTGCGCGCGCTGGGCCTGTCGTGGGCGAAGGTTCGTACCGTCAAGGCCATCGCCGAGGCCGCTCAGACCGGCGCGGTGGATTTCGCCCACCTGTCCACACTGGACGACGAGGAGATCATCCGCGAGCTGCTGCCGCTGCCCGGCATCGGCCGCTGGACGGCCGAGATGTTCCTGATGTTCGCCCTAGCCCGCCCCGACGTGTTCAGCATGGGCGACCTGGCCCTGCGGCAGGGGCTGGCGCGCCTGTACCCGGACACGCCGGGCGCCGAGGTGCTGGCCGGCTGGGCGCCCTACCGCACCCTGGCCGCCCGCTATGTCTGGGCCGACTACACGCGGCTGCAGTCGGGCCAGAAGTCTGGGGGCGCGCCGCTGTAG